In Candidatus Microthrix subdominans, the DNA window GGCGTCAGCCCCGGGCCTACTTGGCGCTCGGCGTGTGCGCCCGCCTGTTGCCGCCCGACCGCGTGGTGGCGGCGCTCAACCGTCGAGGGCGGGGCATATGACCGGCAACCTTGCAGCCGGCAGGCGTTCGTTCGCGGTCCGGACCGAACCATCCCCTTCCGCCGATGCGGCGGATGTGGACGAGGCGGTGGCCGTGCTCGGCGAACTGCTCGGCCTTCGACGGGCAGCCGCGGGCGATGCGGTGACCCACCTCGCGCTTCCCAACGCCGCCAACCCCAAGTTCTACGTGCCGGTGACCCACCGGAAGGCGGCGGTCGCCAGCTGCCTGGCCTACAACGGGCTCCGTCCCCCGTCGATCGCCCGTCGTCGCGCTGCGGTCGGTTGGGGCCTGCGGTTCGGCCTCGTGCAGCGGATGCGGGGCACCCCGATGACCAGCGGCACTCCATCCGGCCGGTTCGCAGCGTCCGAGGGCGACCCCCCGGCTTCGCTGGTCGACGAGCTCGCTCGCCGTCTCGGATACGACGAGCTCTGCGCGGCCACGTCGCCGCGAGTGGTCGACCCGTTCTGGACTCCAACGCTTCAGCTGTTCGACCGGGCCGGAAGCCCGGTGGGCTACGCCAAGGTGGGGTGGACCGACCTGACCCGAACGCAGGTGACGGCCGAGGCCGACGCCGTCACTCAGCTGGCGGGTCTCCCGGATCGCAGTTTTGTCAGCCCCTTGGCGATCGACCGCTTCAGTTGGCGCAACACCGTGGTGTCGGTGACCGCCCCGATGCCACCCGACGTGACCCGCGTGACCGAGGACGACGGACCGTTTCCGCAGGCGTTGGCCGACGTGGCCGGCCTGGACGGACCCGTGCGGATGGCGGCGTTCGGTTCCTCCGGCGGAGCCGCTTGGGCCGATCGGCTCGTCGATGACCCCGGCGGGGTGCCAAGTTGGGCGCACACGCTCTTCGCGGACGCCTGGGCGATGGTGAGCGACCAACTCGGAGCGAGCGCCGTGCTGCTCGGTCGATGGCACGGTGACTGGGTGCCGTGGAACGTCGCCCGTACCGTCAGTCAACTGTGGGTCTGGGACTGGGAGTACTCGGGGGCCGACCGTCCCGTCGGCCTCGACGCGTATCACTGGTACTACCAACAGGCCCGGATCGTCGAAGGGGCCGGCTTGGTGGCAGCGCTCGACGCAGCGTGCCTTCACGGTGCACACCACCTGGACTCGTTGGGGGTCGGCCGCGAGACCGATCCGGTGATCGCCGCCGCCCATGTGTTGGAGCTGGCGGCTCGTTCGGTGAATGCCTCCCGATTGGGGGCGCCCGGTGCCGAACGGCTGTTGGACGACCTCCCCGCCCTGTGTGAGGCGTTGGTCGCCCGCTCCAGACGAGCGGATCCGCTGCGATGAGCGAGGTCCCGCAGGGCGACGCCACAGCGCGCTCGGGTAGCGCAGAACCGGACGAGGGTTCATCCGACCAAAACCACCTCGGCGGCGTCGCCCGAGGGGGCGCACTCAACCTCGTCGGAGCGCTCGTGTACGGCGCCTCCAACTTCGCGCTGCTCTGGGTGCTCAACCGCGAGCTCGGCATCACCGCCGCCGGCGTCGCCCTCGTGGCGATCGCCGCATTCAACATCCTGGCTCGGGTGGCCGAACTGGGCGCCGCCACCGGCCTCATCCGGTGGGTCTCGCGCCTTCGGGCCGAGCGCACGCCCGACCTGATCGCCCCCACGATGTGGGTTGGCCTCGTTCCGGTCACGGTGATCAGCGTGTGCTTCGCCTGGGTGCTCGGCACCCATTCGGACAGCATTGCCCAACTGTTCGCCGACGGCGAGACGGTGGGGCAACTGTCCAAGGTCCTTGCCGCGCTGGCACCGTTTCTTCCCTTTGCTGTGTTCGAGACCGTTCTGGTGTCGGCGACGCGTGGCTATGACGTGATGTGGCCCCAGGCCGCGATCGAGAAGATCGGCCGGGCCGCGCTGTTGCCGATCGTCGTCCTGGTCACCACCCGTCTGGGTGGCGACGTGGTTGCGGTGGCCCGGGCCTGGGCGGCGACCAACCTGGTTGCCCTCGTCCCAGCGGTTATCGTCACCCGACGCCTGATGCAACGGGCCTGCCAAACGCCGATCGTTCCGGAGGAGCATGGCGCCGCGTCGGCGACCCCGGGAACGTCGGCGCACCTGGGCGCCCAGCGCCTCGATCGTGCGGCGTGGTTGGCGACCACCCGTTCCTTCTGGGCCTTCAGCGCACCGCGCGCCGCCGGACAAACGTTCGAGGTGTCGATCGCCTGGATCGACACGCTGCTGGTCAGCGCGCTCATCTCGACCAGCGCTGCGGGCATCTACGCATCGGGCACCCGCTATGTCCTCATCGGCGCGTTCGTCGGGGAGGCGCTCATGCAGGTGGTCGGCCCCAGGGTGTCCGGTCTGATGACGCGGCATCGTTATCGGGCCACCTCCCACCTGGTGCGGACCGCCGCCGGATGGCAGACGGCGATCACCTGGCCGATGTACCTGCTCGTGATCGCGTTCGCCCCGGTGCTGCTCGGCGTCTTCGGCGAGCAGGTGCTCGCCGCCGAGGGGGCGCTGCTCGCCTTGTCGCTCGGGCTGATGGTGTTCTCGCTGTTCGGTCCGGCCGCCTCGGTGATTCTGATGGGGGGTCGCAGCTCGCAAGCGATGGGCAACGCGGCGGCCGCCGTGACGTTCAACGTCGTCGGCAACCTGTTGTTGATCCCGTGGCTGGGGATCACCGGCGCCGGCGTCGTCTGGGCGTTGACGCTCGTCCTGTCCGCCGCCTTGCCGGCTTCGCAGGCCCACCGGCAGATGCAGGTCGACATGGTCAGCAGAACCGCCCTGTGGGCCGCTGGCATCGCCACGGTGACGGTCGGTGTGCCGGCCGCGTTCTTCCGGGTGGTCGCGGGCGCCACGCCGACCGGCCTGTTCCTGGCCACTCTCGTCGGTCTCGGTGCGTTTGGGGCCGGCATGTGGCGCTTCCGAAGCGAGACCGGGCTGGACGATCTGATGGCTGACCCTGCTCAACTGAGTCCGGTCGGGCCGGCGGCCAACATCGCCGGACGAGCGGAACACCCCGCCGGCAGCGCGGGCAGTGCCCCGCTACTCGACCTGAGCGACGATTCTCGTCGCCAATTCCCCACAATGCCGGGAGGCACCGATGGACGGTGACGAAACCATGACGCTGGCGGACTACCTGAGTGTGGTCCGGAGACGGCTTTGGATCATCGTGCTCGCAGCGGTGCTCGGTGCTGTGGCCGGAGGCGCCTACCTTGCCTTGGCTCAACCCAGCTACGAATCGACGGCACGCCTGGTGCTCAGACAGGTGAGCGACAGCCCGGAAGCCGTCGGTGGGGGAGCCGTCACGGCGGCCACGCTGACAGCCACCCAGAAGAGCATCCTTCGCTCGGACGAGGTGACGCGGCGGGCGGCCAACGAGCTGGACGACGGGACGACCATGAGCGGGCTGCGGGATGCCTCGACGGTCGAGGTGGTTCCCGACAGTTTGACGCTGGACGTGACCTATCAGAGTGACAAGCCGGCACGTGCCCAGGCCGGTGCCCAGGCACTGGTCGACAGCTATCTCGACGTACGAACGGATCAGGAGGAGTCTCGTAAGGCCGAGAAGGTCGACGCCCTCGACGAACAGCGCAGCAACCTCGACAAGCTGATCGAGAACACAACCGAACAACTCGAGGGGATCGACCCCCAAGGGGGTCAAGGGACCGGGTCCGTGCTCAACGCCCGGCTGACCTCACAACTTGCACAGCAGAGCAAGACACTGGCCGACCTGTCCGCATGGGAGGCGCTGGACGTGACGCCGGGTTACGTGGTCACGCCCGCCTCGCTGCCGGATGCCAGCGGCGCCCTGACCGCAGGGGTGGTGCTGATCGGGGCGGTCGCTGTTGCGACGATCCTCGGGTTTCTCGTCGCCCTCGTCTACGACTCCGCCGACCCCAAGCTCCGAAGCGCTCAGGACCTGCAACAGGTGGTCCACCCGTCGCCGATCGACATGATCGCCGACCAGAACGGTGGTGCCGGCGGACCGCGGGCTTGGCTCGGCCGGTCACATCGCGGTCGCTCCCCGGGAGAGATCAGCCAGGTCGACAGCCCAGAGGCGGAAAACTATCGCCGCCTGGCACTTCGCCTCGATGGCGGGCCAGGCCCTTGGCCTCGATATCTTCTGGTCACGTCCGCCGGAGCCAACCTGGCCGAGGAGGTGGCCGCCAACCTTTCGGTTGCGCTGGGGCGCGAGGGCGCCCGTACCCTGCTCATCTGGTCCAACCCGCGGGACGACACCTTGGACGCCTATTTTTCTGTGCCCCCCGGGCCCGGTCTGGGCGAAGTGCTGGCCGAGTCGGTCAAGATCGAGGATGCCGTGCTCGAAATCCCGGGTTGTCCGGGCCTTTCGCTCTTGCCTGTCGGGTCTCGAGACGAGGCCAGGGAGGGGTTGCACCGGTTCTCGTCGCTCAAGAAAGCGCTGGCCGACCCCGATCGTGTGCACTTCGACGAGGTCGTGATGATCGCACCCTCGGCGACGGAGTTTGCCGACGCGCTTGCGCTGGCTCCGCAGGCCGATGGGGTGCTGGTCGCTGCCGAGCTGAGGTTGACCGATCGCAACGCGCTGGCGGCGACGCTGGAAGGACTTCGCTTGGTCGATGCTCACCTCGCCGGTGTGGTGGTCCTGCGATGAACCGTCGTCGGATCGGTGGCTGATCGAGGTGGCGAAGTGGTTTGGAGCTCGCCGAGCGATCGGGGATGACCCGCTGATCATGCTGGTGGCGTCCTCGGGCGGTCACCTGTCGCATCTACTGGAGCTGAAGGATTTTTGGGGGGCCCACCGGCGGGTGTGGGTCAGCTTCGATGTCCCGGACGTGACCTCTCGGCTCGTTGGCGAGGAGGTCACCTGGGCGTATCGGCCGACGACGCGCAACCTTCGCAACCTGGTGCGAAACCTGGGCCTCGCCTGGTCGGAGTTGCGTCGGCTGCGACCCGACCTGATCGTGTCGACCGGGGCCGGGGTTGCCGTCCCCTTTTTCTGGTTGGGTCGCCTACTCGGGGCCCGTACCGCCTACCTCGAGGTGTACGACCGGATCGACTCGGCCACGGTGACAGGTCGGCTGGTGCGAAGGTTCACCGACGCGATGTGGGTGCAATGGCCGGAGCAGGCCTCGCTGTATCCCAACGCGAAGGTGATGGGCACGATCTGGCCCGATTCGCTTGATGATGCGGTAGTACCCGCCAACGAGGTGGACGAGTGCGCCGGCGAGGTCGGGGCGCCGGGCACGGTGTCGTCCGCTTCGGGGGCGCCGCTGATCGTCGTCACGGTCGGGACGGACTTCCATTCCTTCGATCGTCTGGTCGCTTGGGCGGCGCGGTGGGCCGACGACCACGCCACCGATGCCCGGATGGTGATCCAGCTCGGCACCGCTCGCGATCCGGGTGGTGCGGCCAAGCGGATCGATGGGGCACTCGGCTCGGCCGAGCTGCTCGCGCTGATCAACGAGGCGGATGCCGTCGTCTGCGGGGCGGGGCCGGGGACGGTGATCGACGCCTTGCGGGCTGGGGTCCGACCGGTGGTCGTCCCCCGTCGGGGTGGGCTGGACGAGGCGGTCGATGACCATCAAGTGGCCTTCGCCGCTCTGCTCAGCGAGCGCAGCATGGTCCGGACAGCGACGAGCGAGGCCGAACTGCGCGCCCATCTCGACCAGCTGCTGGCGCAGCCCGGGTTGTTCGCCGTACCGCCGCTGACCAGCGGCATCAGCCCGGGAGCCGCCAACCTTTCCCGCGCGCTCGAAGCGATGCTGACATGACCAGCCCACCGGTTGTCGATGACGTCGCCACGACGGACACGGGCGGTGTCGGTGCAGTCCAGGGCACCCGCCCGCTCGAGGCCGAGCTGGTCAATGGCGGCACACCACGTCGTCGATCCGCTGATGCCCGAACCCAGCGCGGTCGATTCGCTGATCGTTCGGCGCCCCTGCAAGGTGCTCGCAGGTACCTGGCGGTCGGCTGGCCGGTGTCGATCTGGGCCTACGGGCTCCCCGTCCTCTGGGTGCTCGGGCTGTACCCGTATGTGTGGATTCTGCCGGTGGTGAGCTTCGGACTGGTGATCGTCGCCCGCCCAAGTCGGTTCCGGATGCCCACCGGCGCGATTGCCCTCGCCGGTTTCCTGGTCATGGTCGGGGCATCGGGCATCCACCTGAAGAACGTCGAGGGGCTGGTGCTGTTTGGGTATCGGTGGGCGATCATGGCCTCGATGTGGTGCTGTTTGGTGTGGTTTGCCAACGTGCCCCGGCAGCGGCTGCCCACCGAGGTGGTTCACCGCTGGATGGGCCTCCTCTTCGTCGGTCTCATCGCCTTCGGGTACCTCGTCCTCGTCGCCGGAACCTTCGAGGCCCCCAGCGTGTTGCAGCTCGTGCTGCCCACTGGGATCGGCCGCGCCGGCTTCATCGACTCGGTCAGCAGCCTGCGCCTCGCCGAGGTGACCAACTATCTCGGGTACACGTTGGCCCGCCCTTCGGCGCCGATGGCCTACGCCAACGGCTGGGGTTCGACCGTCGGGTTGACGCTGCCGTTCTTCTTTTCGGCCTTCGTCCGTTCGTCGGTGCCCCGACGTCGGCGGTTCGGACACGTGATGTTGGCCTTGGCCTCGGTCCCGATGGTGCTGTCGTTCAACCGTGGCCTGTGGATGTCGATCGTCCTCATGCTGGTCTACTGGGCGGTTCGGCGAGCGGTCAGCGGCGACTGGACCGGCCTGAAGGTGGCCGCCACGGTCACCGTGGTGGCAGCGGTGACGCTGGTGGTGACACCGCTGGGCGCCTTGGCGCTCACCAAAATCGAGACCGCCACGGCGAGCAACGAGTCCCGGGGAGCCCTGTATGAGGACGCTTGGGGCGGCGCTCTGGAGTCGCCCCTGACCGGGTGGGGTGCGCCGACCCCCCGGGAGAACACCCCGCCGGTCGGTACCCACGGGCTGGTCTGGTGGATCATGTACAACCACGGGTTCATCGCCCTCGCACTGTTTTTGGTCTGGATGGTGCGGACGGCAAACATCGCGCTGCGAACGCGACGAGAGGTGGAGGTGTGGTCGGCGGTGGTCTTCCTCATCTTCGTGCTGCAGTTCGGGTTCTACGGGCTGCTCCCGCAGCTGCCGATCGTCGGGGTTGCCGCCGGGCTGGTGCAGCGGGACCGCTGGGAGCGCCTCGACGGCGAGCGCCGCACCAGGAGATCGACGCACCGAAACGGGCCGGCGATCGCCCCCGCGTCTCCCCGCGTACAGGAACGTCCTGCGGAGTTCCGGAGGCGCGAACTTGACTGACCAGCCGGCCATCACACGGTCATTGCGAGAGCGCCTCCGCGGCCATCGCTTCGGGGACCGGCTCGCCGACGGCGCCAAAGCGGCCCTGCGCGGCTACGGCGTCGCCACAGCGTCCAGGCGTCCGCCGCCCGAACTGTTGATCATCGGCGCCAAACGGGGTGGAACCACCTCGCTGTGGCACTACCTGTCTCAGCATCCCGGCCTGCTCGCCCAGTTCCCCACGCCCAACTCCAAGGGCACCTATTTCCTGTCCGATGAGTGGCACCGCGGGGAGCGGTGGTGGCGCTCGCATTTCGCCCACGAGCGCACCCGCGCCCGGGTCGGGGCAAGGTTGGGCTTTCACCCGGTCGCCGGCGAATCGTCGCCGTACGACCTGTACCATCCGCTCGCTCCCCAGCGGGCGGCTGCGGTGGCGCCCGACGCACTGGTGGTCGCAGTTTTGCGCAATCCGGTCGACCGGGCGTTCTCGCACTGGAAGGAACGCCGTCGTCACACCGAGACGCTGAACTTCGCCGCGGCGATCGAGGCCGAGGCCGAGCGCACCGCCGGGGAGGAGGCCCGCATTCTGGCCGACCCGACCTACGCATCGTTCCCGCACCGCCATCAGAGCTATGTCGACCAGGGCCGCTATGCGCCGATGCTGCGGCGGTGGTTCGATGCGTTTGGTCGGGATCGGATGCTGGTCGTGACCGCCGAGACGTTCTACGCCGATCCACAGGCGACCGTCGATCAAATAACCGACCGTTTGGGCCTGCCCCGACATGTGGTGGCCGACGTAACGCCCCGCAACGAAGCGCCGTCCGATCCGATGGACGGCGATCTACGGACCAAGCTCACCGTCGAGCTGGCCGGTGACATCGCCGCCGTCGAGGAACTGCTCGGTATCACGACCGGCTGGGGGGCATCGGGTTCGCCCGGTGGGTCGGAGGCGGGGCCGGGAGCCGAGACCGCACCTCGGTAATGGGCCGTCGCCCCCCGGAGCTTGGGGTCACCCCAGGTCGGCGAGCAGGGACTGCTTCAGCTTCCACACCGCGTCGGTGATCGACACATGGTACGTGTGAGGGTTGACCAATCGCCTCACCCCCGGGCCGAGTGCGGCCACATCGGCCACCCGCCGGGCGCCGATCTCGTCGAGGTCGTCGAGGGCCTCCTGGCCGCCATCGGAGACGATGCGCCCGCCGTCGACCACCCGAACGGTCAGCTCCTCGGCCTGCTCCCAGTCCGTAGCGCTCAGCACACGGCCGACATCCGGACGGGAGTGGTGGTGCAGCTCAACGTCCCGCCCCGGCTTGAGGGTCTCGTCCACGGTCGACAGCACGTCGGCCGTGGCCATACCCCGTCGGTCGGTCACCCGCCACAGGCGCTTCTTCCCGGGGTTGAGCACCTTCTCGGGGGTGTCGGAGCGTTTGATCGCCGGCTGCCAGGCACCGTCGCGTTGCAGGGCGACCAGCTTGTACACACCATCGAGGCTGGGGGACCCGTCGCTGGTGGTCAGTCGCGATCCGACCCCGAACACCAGGCGGTCGATCACGGCGGACGCCCGGAGACCCTCCTGGGAGGCCTCCTCCTGGATCTGGTGGGTGATCTGCCACATCGTCAGCTCGTCGAGGCGGCTCGACAACACGATCGTCGTGTCCTCGAACCCGGCCTCGTCCAGCTGGCGGGCCGCCTGAATGGCCAGATAGGCCAGGTCGCCCGAGTCGAGGCGGATGCCCACCGGCCGGTGCCCCCGCCGCCGGAGCTGCTCGAAGACGGCGATGGCATTGGGTACGCCGCTGTTCAGCGTGTCGACCGTGTCGACCAGCAACAAGCAGTCGTCCGGGTAGACGTCAGCGTAGGCCTGGAAGGCGGCCCGCTCGCCCTCGCCGAGGGCCAGGTAGGCCTGGATCATCGAATGGGCGTGGGTGCCGGAGGGGTCGATCCCGGCGGCGTACCCGGCGGCGGTGTTCGAGGTGGAGTTGGCGCCGCCGACCAGGGCGGCGCGTGTGGCGGCATCCGCACCGCGTTCGGCGGCCCGTCGCATGCCGAACTCGAGCACGGGACGCCCCAGCGCCGCCTCGGTCACCCGCGACGCCTTAGTGGCGATCAGGGTGGGGAAGTTCAGCCGGTTCAGCAGCGGGCTCTCGAGGAGTTGGGCGGCAGCTAACGGGCCCTCGACGACGGTGATCGGCGTGTTGGGGTGGACCACTCGGCCTTCGGGCACGGCGTCCACGGTGAGTGCCGAAAAGTCCAGGTCGGCGAACCAACCGAGAAAGTCGTCGCCGAAGAGTGGACCGCCGCTCGTGCTGCGATGCCCGGCCAGCGCGTCGAGGTCGGCGCCGGTCGGGCGCACCGAGTTCATCCAGCGCACGAAGGGGGCCAACCCGGCCGCTACGCAGTACCCGGCCTGGTGGCGGCCGTAGTCCGGGTAACTCCGAAAGAAGTGCTCGAAGCGAGCTGGACGATCGGCCAACCCGGCGCGAAAGTACAGCTGGGCCATGGTGAGTTGGTAGAAGTCGGTCGACAAGATCCCGTCGGTGAGCTGGGGGCCCGGGCGCTGAGGTGCCATGAGAACCAAGCTACGGGGGGACGCTCCCCGTCGGGGCGACGGTGGGGGTACCTTCCCCTCATGGGCCAGATCTTCAACATGACCAATCCCGACGACGCGCTCGGTGACCTGATTGCCGATCAGGGTGCGCCACCGCTCGACGAGCCGGTCGATGGGGCCGCCGTTCCCCGGTACGACGTCCACACGGCGCTCGTCGTTGTCGACGTGCAGAACGACTTTGCCGATGCCGAGGGCTCGTTGTTTGTCGAGGGTGGGCCCCGAGTGGTCCAACGGACCAACGAGGAGATCGCCGCAGCATCCGCCGCCGGCGCATTTGTTGTGTATGCCCAGGACTGGCACCCGCCCGCCACCCCTCACTTCGACACCGACGGGGGGACGTGGCCGGTGCACTGCGTGCGCGACACCTGGGGTGCGCAGTTCCACCCCGACCTGGTGGTGGACGGCCCGGTGGTGCGCAAGGGAACCGGGGGTGAGGACGGCTACTCCGGCTTCACGATGGCCGATCCGGAGACCGGGGCGACATCGCCGACGGGCATGGGTGACCTGCTCGGGGAGCGAGATATCGAGCGGGTCGTCGTCGTCGGGCTGGCACTGGACGTCTGCGTCAAGGCCACCGCACTCGATGCCAAGTCGCTCGGGTTCGAAACGACGGTGGTTGCCGACGCGACCGCCCCGGTGATCGCCGAGGATGGCGAGCGCACCCTCGGTCTGTTCGACAAGGTCGGCGTCGCGGTCGCCTGACCTGAAGTCGGGAGTGCGGAGTGCCGGCTGGGCGCGCTTTGGGCTCCCGACTACCAACCCTCTTCCGAAGTCGGGAGTGCGGAGTGCCGGCTGGGCGCGCTTTGGGCTCCCGACTACCCGGCGTCGACCGGATCGGTCGACCGGAGCAGGTCGACGACCGGGCCGGACGGCGCACGGTCGGAGCGACGGTAGACGGCGATGTAGTCGGTATCGGCGGCGTCGTGGCGAAGGAGCGCACGGCTGATGGCACGCGTCGCTGCCCACGCCCGCCCGTTCAGGTGGACCTTGGTGCGCACCTGGCGCTGCTTGTTGTCCTCGAAGGATTCCTCGGCGATCACGTCGAGGCCGAGGGCCGTTGCGAGGCGTCGCAGGCGCTCCGGAGCGATTGCGGGGTCGAGCACGGTGTCGAAGGGTGTGCCGTGGGCGCCGGGATCCCGGCCGAGCGCACGGCGATAGAACCACTCGTGGAAGGACTGGGGTGTGAACTTGGTGATGATCGCCTTGGGTGAGCGCACCTGTGGAACTGCGATCACCAAAACGCCGCCCGGGCGGAGCGCCCGTGCGAGCATGCCGAACACGACGTCGGGCTCCTCGACGTGTTCCAGCGTGAAGATCGAGCTGATCGCGTCGACCGATTCCGGTGCCAACTCCAACTCGTTGGCGCTGAGTATGACCGGATCGGTCACCGTCGTGTTGGCCACGAGTGCCGGCTGGTCGACGTCCACGCCGATCACACGGGTGGCCCCCTCGAACACCACGTTGGTCTGCTGACCGCAACCCACCTCAACCACGGTGAGGCCGTTGCGGCGAAGCGGTGCGAGTGCCTCGTCGGCGGCAGCCTCCATGCGGTCGAAGATCGCCCGGCTGACCGGGTTCATCTGCCAGTGGGTCTCTGCGGGTCGTCGTTGCGCCAAGGCTGCCTCCTCAGGTTCCTCCGCTGGCCGCCCCCATTCGAAGGGTTCGGCTCGGCCGTGTATCTTCGGCGTCCCTCCGCAGTGAGTGCAAGGTGTGGTACCGGTCTTGGCCGTACCTCAACTCAATACCGGCCGCGGATGTGTTCGACGGATATCTCGATGACGACGCGATCATCGCGCTCCTTGGGCTGGCGATAACGCTCGGCGTACCGGCGGACCCCTTCGGCCACCCGGTCGGGTTCGGAGGTGACGACCGCCGGGCCCTCAAGAGACAGATAGCGTCCGCCGTCCACCTGACAGACCGAGGCCCGCCCGCCTTCGGCCAGGTTGCGCGCTTTGCGGGAGGGGGCGAACGTGATCACCCGGGCCAGGCCAAGCTCGTCATCCCAGGTGAAGCCGACCGGCACCGAGTGGAACGAGCCGTTGGGCAACAGCGTGGTGAGCGTCGCCAGGTGGTAGTCGCCGAGAAACTCCAGCGCCTCGGGGGGGACGTTTGCCGGGTCGATCATGTCCAGCGGTCTACCAGGTGCCGATGCCGGGAACCGCCCGAAGCTCGCCACTCGCTCCGGGCCGCGGCGCTTCCGGCCGTCTGGCGCCCTCCGGGTCTACTCATATCCGACCGCGTCGAGGATCGGTTGCCGAGCCGCCCGACGCGCCGGCCACCACCCGGCTGCCACACCGGCCAGCGCACCACCGGCGGCCAGCACGATCAGCTGGAGCCACGGCAGGTGGATCGTGGCGGCGGCGATGTTGCCCGACAACACGGTGAACAGGCCGGCTCCGAACCACACCCCGAGCGCACCCCCGACGAGCGTGCCGATGCCGGCCATGATGACCGACTCGGCCAGCACCAGCCGGTGAACCTGGGTTCGGGTGGCGCCAACCGATCGCAGCAGACCCAGCTCGCGGGTGCGTTCGTGGATCGAGAGATACAGGGTGTTGACGATCCCGAAGAGCGACAACAGGATCGTGAACCCCAACATCACGTACACCAGGTTGAGCGCCAGCGCGAAGGTGGCGACCGTGTCGTCGAGCCAGTCGGGAACCTCTTGTGCCTTCGCCGCCGGCGCCACCTGCTTCAGCACGTCATCGATGCGATCGACGACCACTGATGGTTCGACGCCCGGGGTGACCGAGATGTAGTACAGCGCGTCCTGACGGAACGCGACGGCGGTCACGTCGTCGAGGTTGCTCATCGGCATCAGAAAGCTGGCGGTCCCGATCGGGCCTTCGAACAGCAGCGAGATCGGATAGTCGACCGAACCGAGCTGCGGGTAGAACACCGTGATCGAGTCGCCGACCGTCCAGCCGTTGGCCCGGGCGGTGTCGGCGTCGACCGCGACGGATCCAGGTACGAGGCTGGACGGGTCCCCACCGATGAGCGGGACGTCGACCAGCGAAAAGAACGGGCCAGGGTCGATCCCCGACACCGAGGAACCGCCGGTGGGGTTGCCGTCGGCGCCGGTGACGGTTGCAGGAATGAAGCGAACCCGGGCCAGGGTGTCGATGCCCTCGGTCGCCTCGACGTCGCCCAGCACGTCGCCGGGGAGTCCGCCCGCGGTCGTGCCGCTCAGCCCGGACGACACGACGATCTGGCCCCGCAGTTGGTCCTCGAAGCCGCCCTTGACGCTGCCGACCAGTGAGGCGACGAAGACGGCCAGCGCGGTGGCGATCGCCACGCCGATGGCCAAGGCTGCCGCGGTGGCGGTGGTGCGGCTGGGATTGCGCCGAGCGTTCTCAGCGGCCATTTGGCCGACCGGCCCGCCGCGCAGGCGTAACGGGGCACCGACCACCCTCCCGACCGGTCCGATCACCAGCGGACCGACGATGAGAAACGACACCAACGTGATGGCGGCGCTGACCGAGAACACGACGGTCCTCAGGCTGACCGACGTTGCGGCCGTACCCGACACCGGGTCGCCCCCGATCAGGGTCAACCGGGCGCTGGCATCGATCACCGCAAGGGCGATCAGCCCGGCGCCGATGCCGCCCACTGCCAAGGCCGCACCGATCATCCTTCGGGGGAGGGAGCCTCGGCCGCGGTCTTCGGCCACCTCGCCCATCGCCGCCACCGGTGAGATGCGGGTGGCCCGCCAGCCGGGCACCAGCGAGGCGATCACGGTGGTGACCACGCCGACCGTCACGCTGCCGAGCACGAGGAGTGGCGTCAGCGTCGGGATCACATCGGGCAGCGTGATCACATTTCCCAGCAGCGCCAGCAACGAGACAACACCCAGAAAGCCGACCCCCAACCCGAGCAGCGACCCGAGGGTTCCGACAGCGCTCGCCTCGATCATGATGCCGCCGAGGACCTGGGCGCGGCTGGCGCCGCATGCTCGCATCAGCGCCAGCTC includes these proteins:
- a CDS encoding polysaccharide biosynthesis protein, translated to MSEVPQGDATARSGSAEPDEGSSDQNHLGGVARGGALNLVGALVYGASNFALLWVLNRELGITAAGVALVAIAAFNILARVAELGAATGLIRWVSRLRAERTPDLIAPTMWVGLVPVTVISVCFAWVLGTHSDSIAQLFADGETVGQLSKVLAALAPFLPFAVFETVLVSATRGYDVMWPQAAIEKIGRAALLPIVVLVTTRLGGDVVAVARAWAATNLVALVPAVIVTRRLMQRACQTPIVPEEHGAASATPGTSAHLGAQRLDRAAWLATTRSFWAFSAPRAAGQTFEVSIAWIDTLLVSALISTSAAGIYASGTRYVLIGAFVGEALMQVVGPRVSGLMTRHRYRATSHLVRTAAGWQTAITWPMYLLVIAFAPVLLGVFGEQVLAAEGALLALSLGLMVFSLFGPAASVILMGGRSSQAMGNAAAAVTFNVVGNLLLIPWLGITGAGVVWALTLVLSAALPASQAHRQMQVDMVSRTALWAAGIATVTVGVPAAFFRVVAGATPTGLFLATLVGLGAFGAGMWRFRSETGLDDLMADPAQLSPVGPAANIAGRAEHPAGSAGSAPLLDLSDDSRRQFPTMPGGTDGR
- a CDS encoding O-antigen ligase family protein, whose protein sequence is MTSPPVVDDVATTDTGGVGAVQGTRPLEAELVNGGTPRRRSADARTQRGRFADRSAPLQGARRYLAVGWPVSIWAYGLPVLWVLGLYPYVWILPVVSFGLVIVARPSRFRMPTGAIALAGFLVMVGASGIHLKNVEGLVLFGYRWAIMASMWCCLVWFANVPRQRLPTEVVHRWMGLLFVGLIAFGYLVLVAGTFEAPSVLQLVLPTGIGRAGFIDSVSSLRLAEVTNYLGYTLARPSAPMAYANGWGSTVGLTLPFFFSAFVRSSVPRRRRFGHVMLALASVPMVLSFNRGLWMSIVLMLVYWAVRRAVSGDWTGLKVAATVTVVAAVTLVVTPLGALALTKIETATASNESRGALYEDAWGGALESPLTGWGAPTPRENTPPVGTHGLVWWIMYNHGFIALALFLVWMVRTANIALRTRREVEVWSAVVFLIFVLQFGFYGLLPQLPIVGVAAGLVQRDRWERLDGERRTRRSTHRNGPAIAPASPRVQERPAEFRRRELD
- a CDS encoding sulfotransferase, which encodes MTDQPAITRSLRERLRGHRFGDRLADGAKAALRGYGVATASRRPPPELLIIGAKRGGTTSLWHYLSQHPGLLAQFPTPNSKGTYFLSDEWHRGERWWRSHFAHERTRARVGARLGFHPVAGESSPYDLYHPLAPQRAAAVAPDALVVAVLRNPVDRAFSHWKERRRHTETLNFAAAIEAEAERTAGEEARILADPTYASFPHRHQSYVDQGRYAPMLRRWFDAFGRDRMLVVTAETFYADPQATVDQITDRLGLPRHVVADVTPRNEAPSDPMDGDLRTKLTVELAGDIAAVEELLGITTGWGASGSPGGSEAGPGAETAPR
- a CDS encoding nicotinate phosphoribosyltransferase — translated: MAPQRPGPQLTDGILSTDFYQLTMAQLYFRAGLADRPARFEHFFRSYPDYGRHQAGYCVAAGLAPFVRWMNSVRPTGADLDALAGHRSTSGGPLFGDDFLGWFADLDFSALTVDAVPEGRVVHPNTPITVVEGPLAAAQLLESPLLNRLNFPTLIATKASRVTEAALGRPVLEFGMRRAAERGADAATRAALVGGANSTSNTAAGYAAGIDPSGTHAHSMIQAYLALGEGERAAFQAYADVYPDDCLLLVDTVDTLNSGVPNAIAVFEQLRRRGHRPVGIRLDSGDLAYLAIQAARQLDEAGFEDTTIVLSSRLDELTMWQITHQIQEEASQEGLRASAVIDRLVFGVGSRLTTSDGSPSLDGVYKLVALQRDGAWQPAIKRSDTPEKVLNPGKKRLWRVTDRRGMATADVLSTVDETLKPGRDVELHHHSRPDVGRVLSATDWEQAEELTVRVVDGGRIVSDGGQEALDDLDEIGARRVADVAALGPGVRRLVNPHTYHVSITDAVWKLKQSLLADLG